One Verrucomicrobiia bacterium genomic window carries:
- the cysK gene encoding cysteine synthase A: protein MTTTTKPRTKPMIAKDALELICNTPLVRLNKLTGPGMATIYAKLESFSPGGSVKDRICFSMIRDAEEKGLINKDTRIVEPTSGNTGIGLALVCAVKGYRLTLTMPETMSVERRQILKRYGAEVVLTPGDQGMKGAMAKAQEIAKENPNSFIPQQFANPANPKIHRETTAEEIWEALDGKFDAFISGVGTGGTVTGCGEVFKKRNSKIQVIALEPETSPVLSGGAPGKHKIQGLGAGFVPEILNREVVDRVIKVKDMDAWDTMLNLAAKEGILGGISTGCACWAALQVAKELGAGKSLVVIFPDTGERYLSMDEKFKV, encoded by the coding sequence ATGACGACGACTACCAAACCTCGTACAAAACCCATGATCGCAAAAGACGCTCTTGAACTGATCTGCAACACGCCCCTCGTGCGCCTGAACAAATTGACCGGCCCCGGCATGGCCACGATTTACGCGAAGCTGGAAAGCTTCAGCCCCGGCGGCAGCGTGAAAGACAGGATCTGCTTCAGCATGATCCGTGACGCGGAAGAAAAAGGATTAATCAATAAAGATACCCGGATTGTTGAGCCGACCTCCGGCAACACGGGCATCGGCCTTGCCCTGGTTTGCGCGGTCAAAGGTTACAGGCTGACGCTGACCATGCCGGAAACCATGAGCGTGGAACGCCGTCAGATCCTGAAGCGCTACGGCGCGGAAGTCGTGCTGACGCCGGGCGATCAGGGCATGAAGGGCGCCATGGCCAAGGCCCAGGAAATCGCCAAGGAAAACCCGAACAGCTTTATTCCGCAGCAATTCGCCAATCCCGCGAACCCGAAGATCCACCGTGAAACGACCGCGGAAGAAATCTGGGAAGCGCTCGACGGAAAGTTTGACGCCTTCATTTCCGGCGTCGGAACGGGCGGCACGGTCACCGGCTGCGGCGAAGTCTTCAAAAAGAGAAACTCGAAGATCCAGGTCATCGCGCTCGAGCCGGAAACATCCCCGGTTCTTTCCGGCGGTGCTCCGGGCAAGCACAAGATTCAGGGGCTTGGCGCGGGTTTCGTCCCGGAAATTCTCAATCGTGAAGTCGTCGATCGCGTGATCAAGGTCAAAGACATGGATGCGTGGGACACGATGCTGAACCTGGCTGCCAAGGAAGGCATTCTCGGCGGCATCTCGACCGGCTGCGCCTGCTGGGCCGCGCTCCAGGTCGCCAAGGAACTCGGCGCGGGCAAGAGCCTGGTGGTGATTTTTCCGGACACGGGCGAACGCTACCTGAGCATGGACGAGAAGTTCAAAGTCTAA